The Urbifossiella limnaea genome has a window encoding:
- a CDS encoding threonine synthase: protein MHYVSHLEGAIDGTVLPFGQLANLHNGRPIWVRYHLDRIRDAVTPADIARRPPSLWRYRELLPLPLDVEPVTLGEGMTPLLPCPRLGKELGLSRLLVKDESQLPTGSFKSRGQTACVSMAKWLGVTRVALPTAGNAGGAAAAYAARAGMECYIFMPADTPVVNQFEAHLYGAKAYRVNGLINDCGKIVKDGAERMGWFDLSTLKEPYRIEGKKTMGLELAEQLGWTLPDVIFYPTGGGTGLVGMWKAFQELLELGWIAKDTKLPRFVSVQAEGCAPIVTAFDKGERFADLFPNAKTVASGLRVPVAVGDFMILDAIRASGGLAATGREDAIGPWMRRASTAEGIGICPETAVCFDVLERLVKDGTVGRDESVVVFNTGAAPKYLEALPAELTSLDKDHIDWAALGG from the coding sequence ATGCACTACGTCAGCCACCTCGAAGGCGCCATCGACGGCACCGTCCTGCCGTTCGGCCAGCTCGCCAACCTGCACAACGGCCGGCCCATCTGGGTCCGCTACCACCTCGACCGCATCCGCGACGCGGTCACGCCCGCGGACATCGCGAGGCGGCCGCCGTCGCTGTGGCGCTACCGCGAACTCCTGCCGCTCCCGCTCGACGTGGAGCCGGTCACGCTCGGCGAGGGGATGACGCCGCTGCTGCCGTGCCCGCGGCTCGGCAAGGAACTCGGCCTGTCCCGGCTGCTGGTCAAGGACGAGAGCCAGCTCCCCACCGGTAGCTTCAAGAGCCGCGGGCAGACGGCGTGCGTGAGCATGGCGAAGTGGCTCGGGGTGACGCGCGTCGCGCTGCCGACGGCCGGGAACGCCGGCGGCGCCGCGGCTGCGTACGCCGCCCGCGCCGGGATGGAGTGCTACATCTTCATGCCCGCCGACACGCCGGTCGTGAACCAGTTCGAGGCCCACCTGTACGGGGCGAAGGCGTACCGCGTCAACGGCCTCATCAACGACTGCGGCAAGATCGTCAAGGACGGCGCCGAGCGGATGGGCTGGTTCGACCTGTCCACGCTGAAGGAGCCGTACCGCATCGAGGGGAAGAAGACGATGGGCCTGGAGCTGGCCGAGCAGCTCGGCTGGACGCTCCCGGACGTGATCTTCTACCCCACCGGCGGCGGCACCGGGCTCGTCGGCATGTGGAAGGCGTTCCAGGAGCTTCTGGAGCTGGGCTGGATTGCGAAGGACACGAAGCTGCCGCGGTTCGTGTCGGTGCAGGCCGAGGGGTGCGCCCCGATCGTCACCGCGTTCGACAAGGGCGAGCGCTTTGCCGACCTGTTCCCGAACGCGAAGACGGTGGCGAGCGGGCTGCGGGTGCCGGTCGCGGTCGGCGACTTCATGATCCTCGACGCCATCCGCGCCAGCGGCGGCCTGGCGGCGACCGGCCGCGAGGACGCCATCGGCCCGTGGATGCGGCGGGCGAGCACGGCCGAGGGGATCGGTATCTGCCCGGAGACGGCGGTCTGCTTCGACGTACTCGAGCGGCTGGTGAAGGACGGAACGGTCGGCCGCGACGAGTCGGTGGTGGTGTTCAACACCGGGGCGGCGCCGAAGTACCTGGAGGCGCTGCCGGCCGAGCTGACGAGCCTCGACAAGGACCACATCGACTGGGCGGCTCTGGGCGGATGA
- a CDS encoding 3-deoxy-D-manno-octulosonic acid transferase, producing the protein MLLNVLYLAALAVLSPWLVWRCVRTGRYRRDLLAKLTGPAAVPNLGRRPVAWFHAVSVGEVNLLGTLVPAFRARHPDWLAVVSSTTDTGLAEARRRFADVPVIPWPLDFTWAAAAAFDAVNPSVLVLAESELWPNALAEAARRGVPVVVANARLSPRSARRLARVAGLARRRLLAHVTRFAVQEAEYADRLRALGVPADKLTVTGSIKYDGALKDRDTPATRALARLLGITPGAELVLLAGSTHAPEEELILTAFAALRARFPRARLLLVPRHPDRFEEVARLVEASGLPFVRRSQVQAPLAALPAVVLLDTVGELGAAWGLADVGYVGGTLDGRRGGQSMIEPAGYGVACVFGPHVWNFKDAARRLVEVGAATMIADAAGLEPALAALLADDARRERTGGAAREQVRRQQGATARTLEAIDAALSTTSRRAA; encoded by the coding sequence ATGCTCCTGAACGTGCTGTACCTGGCGGCGCTGGCGGTGCTGTCGCCGTGGCTGGTGTGGCGGTGCGTGCGCACCGGCCGCTACCGCCGCGACCTGCTCGCCAAGCTGACCGGCCCCGCCGCGGTGCCCAACCTCGGCCGCCGGCCGGTGGCGTGGTTCCACGCCGTCAGCGTCGGCGAGGTCAACCTCCTCGGCACGCTCGTGCCGGCGTTCCGCGCCCGTCACCCGGACTGGCTGGCCGTCGTGTCGTCCACCACCGACACGGGATTGGCCGAGGCACGCCGCCGCTTCGCCGACGTGCCGGTGATCCCGTGGCCGCTCGATTTCACGTGGGCGGCCGCGGCCGCGTTCGACGCCGTGAACCCGTCTGTGCTGGTGCTCGCCGAGAGCGAGCTGTGGCCGAACGCGCTCGCGGAAGCGGCCCGCCGCGGCGTCCCGGTGGTGGTGGCGAACGCCCGGCTGAGCCCGCGCAGCGCCCGCCGGCTGGCCCGCGTCGCCGGCCTGGCGCGGCGGCGGTTGTTGGCGCACGTCACACGGTTCGCCGTGCAGGAGGCCGAGTACGCCGACCGCCTCCGCGCCCTCGGCGTGCCGGCGGACAAACTGACCGTCACGGGTTCGATCAAGTACGACGGTGCGTTAAAGGACCGCGACACGCCGGCGACCCGCGCCCTGGCGCGGCTGCTCGGGATCACGCCCGGGGCCGAGTTGGTTCTGCTCGCGGGAAGCACACACGCGCCGGAGGAGGAACTTATCCTCACCGCGTTCGCGGCGCTGCGGGCGCGCTTCCCGCGGGCGCGGCTGCTACTGGTGCCGCGGCACCCGGACCGCTTCGAGGAGGTGGCCCGGCTGGTGGAGGCGAGCGGCCTGCCGTTCGTGCGCCGCAGCCAGGTGCAGGCGCCGCTCGCGGCGCTGCCGGCCGTGGTGCTGCTGGACACGGTGGGTGAACTCGGCGCCGCGTGGGGGCTGGCCGACGTGGGCTACGTCGGCGGCACGCTGGACGGCCGCCGCGGCGGGCAGAGCATGATCGAGCCGGCCGGGTACGGGGTGGCGTGCGTGTTCGGCCCGCACGTGTGGAACTTCAAGGACGCCGCCCGCCGGCTGGTGGAAGTGGGCGCGGCGACGATGATCGCCGACGCCGCCGGGCTGGAGCCGGCGCTGGCGGCACTGCTGGCCGACGACGCGCGGCGCGAGCGGACGGGAGGCGCGGCCCGCGAGCAGGTCCGCCGCCAGCAGGGCGCGACGGCCCGGACGCTGGAGGCGATCGACGCCGCACTCTCGACCACGTCCCGCCGGGCGGCGTGA